The proteins below are encoded in one region of Selenihalanaerobacter shriftii:
- a CDS encoding DUF6485 family protein: MGCNVEKPDVGCTCTYKACPRRENCCECVVHHRERDEIPACFFPPEVEKTFDRSRECFIEAFSS; the protein is encoded by the coding sequence ATGGGATGTAATGTAGAAAAACCAGATGTTGGATGTACTTGTACTTATAAAGCATGTCCTAGAAGAGAGAACTGTTGTGAATGTGTAGTTCATCATCGAGAACGAGATGAAATACCTGCTTGTTTCTTCCCACCAGAGGTAGAAAAGACTTTTGACCGATCGCGTGAGTGCTTTATAGAAGCATTTTCTTCATAA